The Microcebus murinus isolate Inina chromosome 4, M.murinus_Inina_mat1.0, whole genome shotgun sequence genome has a segment encoding these proteins:
- the LOC105883409 gene encoding olfactory receptor 51V1-like: MSAIAISNFNSSRFVLTGFPGLEANYLWLSIPFSSIYAMVFLGNCMVLHVIRTESSLHQPMFYFLAMLALTDLCVGMSTVHTVLGILWGFFREISLDSCIAQSYFIHGLSFMESSVLLAMSFDRYIAICNPLRYSSILTNDKIMKIGVAILCRSSLLIPPVIIRLKFLNYCRPHVLSHSFCLHQDLIRMACSDIRFNSIYGLFLVISNLLLDAVLILISYIMILHTVLAIASREERLKSLQTCVSHICAVLVFYIPIIGLTMVHRFGKHLSPLVHVLMGNIYILFPPLMNPIIYSIKTQQIRRRVQRLFCLKRA; the protein is encoded by the coding sequence ATGTCTGCTATCGCTATCTCAAACTTCAATAGTTCCAGATTTGTTCTCACTGGCTTTCCTGGCCTAGAAGCTAACTATCTCTGGCTCTCCATCCCTTTCTCCTCCATCTATGCTATGGTTTTCCTGGGAAACTGCATGGTGCTCCATGTGATCCGGACTGAGTCGAGCCTGCACCAGCCCATGTTCTATTTCCTGGCCATGTTGGCCCTTACAGATCTATGTGTGGGGATGTCCACTGTGCACACGGTGTTGGGGATCTTGTGGGGTTTCTTTCGTGAGATCAGCCTGGATTCCTGCATTGCTCAGTCCTATTTCATCCATGGTCTGTCCTTCATGGAGTCCTCCGTCCTCCTTGCTATGTCTTTTGACCGCTACATAGCCATTTGCAACCCTCTACGCTACTCCTCCATCCTGACGAATGACAAAATCATGAAAATTGGGGTGGCGATCCTATGCAGAAGTTCTTTACTCATACCTCCAGTCATCATCCGTTTGAAGTTCTTAAATTATTGTCGTCCCCACGTCCTTTCTCACTCTTTCTGCCTGCATCAAGACTTAATTCGAATGGCCTGCTCAGACATCCGCTTCAATAGTATCTATGGTCTGTTCCTGGTAATCAGCAACCTGTTGTTGGATGCAGTGCTCATACTTATCTCCTATATCATGATCCTGCATACTGTGTTAGCCATTGCATCTCGGGAAGAGAGACTCAAGTCCTTGCAGACCTGTGTATCTCACATCTGTGCTGttttggttttctacatcccaaTCATTGGTCTAACCATGGTGCACCGTTTTGGAAAACACCTCTCACCACTGGTTCATGTCCTCATGGGCAACATCTATATCCTGTTCCCACCCTTGATGAACCCCATTATTTATAGTATAAAGACTCAACAGATAAGAAGGAGAGTCCAGAGATTGTTCTGCCTGAAAAGAGCCTAA
- the LOC105883355 gene encoding LOW QUALITY PROTEIN: olfactory receptor 51G2-like (The sequence of the model RefSeq protein was modified relative to this genomic sequence to represent the inferred CDS: substituted 1 base at 1 genomic stop codon), which translates to MVTGGTNLGRIGVITNRERHPRSFDVVHVKDANGNSFATRLFNIFVIGKGFHVKSNSTTFQPSFFILTGLREVVGACLWLGPPLSLMYITTIAGNCTVIYLVKNERSLQEPQYYFLSMLAGADIALSVSTLSSVLKVFILDLYEMEFDGCLAQLFFIHTFSSTGSGILLAMAFDRFVAISHPLQYTTILTNSRVTKMGLAALLRGVALMTPLPVLLKRLPFCRGQTFSYSYCLHPDVMKLACGQVKINILYGLVLVIFSFGADFLLIVISYALIFKAVLGIASRDGQMKALNTCLSHIFIVLIYYGPLLILTAIHXVSHRSSPLAHAVLGNIFLLMPPMVNPIVYSLKTKQIRAALKKSFQIQRY; encoded by the exons ATGGTGACCGGAGGCACTAACCTGGGAAGAATTGGTGTGAtcaccaacagagaaagacatcccAGGTCTTTTGATGTGGTTCACGTGAAAGATGCCAATGGCAACAGCTTTGCCACTCGCCTCTTCAACATTTTCGTTATTGGCAAAG GTTTCCATGTCAAATCCAATTCCACAACATTTCAGCCTTCTTTCTTCATCCTCACTGGCCTGCGAGAGGTGGTGGGAGCATGCCTGTGGCTGGGACCTCCGCTGAGCCTGATGTACATCACTACAATAGCAGGGAACTGTACAGTGATATACTTGGTGAAGAATGAACGCAGTCTGCAGGAGCCCCAGTACTATTTCTTGTCCATGCTGGCTGGAGCTGATATTGCCCTGTCTGTGTCCACACTTTCCTCTGTGCTCAAGGTCTTTATCCTTGACCTTTATGAAATGGAATTTGATGGCTGCCTCGCTCAACTCTTCTTCATCCACACATTCTCTTCCACGGGCTCAGGAATCTTGTTGGCCATGGCCTTTGACCGCTTTGTGGCCATCAGTCACCCTCTGCAATATACCACCATACTTACCAACTCACGAGTCACCAAAATGGGGCTGGCAGCCTTGCTGAGGGGTGTAGCACTCATGACTCCATTGCCTGTCCTGCTCAAGAGGCTACCTTTCTGCAGGGGCCAGACATTCTCCTATTCCTACTGTCTCCACCCAGATGTCATGAAGTTAGCCTGTGGCCAAGtcaaaatcaacattttatatGGGCTGGTTTTGGTTATCTTTTCTTTTGGGGCTGACTTTTTGCTAATAGTCATTTCCTATGCTCTGATATTCAAAGCAGTTCTGGGCATTGCTTCCAGAGATGGCCAGATGAAGGCACTCAACACCTGTTTGTCTCACATCTTTATTGTCCTGATTTACTATGGACCTCTCCTAATATTAACTGCAATTCATTGAGTCAGCCACAGAAGTTCTCCATTAGCACATGCAGTTCTGGGAAATATCTTCCTCTTGATGCCCCCGATGGTCAACCCAATTGTATACAGCCTGAAGACCAAGCAGATTCGTGCTGCCCTGAAGAAATCCTTCCAGATCCAGAGATACTGA